The following coding sequences are from one Pocillopora verrucosa isolate sample1 chromosome 5, ASM3666991v2, whole genome shotgun sequence window:
- the LOC131768805 gene encoding uncharacterized protein isoform X4, protein MFASCNSFYIHRSFSSPGCIFHSRNVEAGDMLLSTLKGILVFLPLIWQSLMFEGTTGVERGKIGINLVGNNDFQCKRVSFTNRFSDGSPVRIFASINHGNESHVVHDPAFIWVEEVTTNDFKACLVKGGRGIESNSTTIDWFAFQGSQSGVHHGEASFSIFTTGTKCKQVAFAQAFSSLPKVHVTMKHGTPNQMQDAMNVWIEHVSTTRFEVCLQEWRKFDGPHSNLSVSWMAYQGDYPSSWQVKVSSEVMFSENDGLTFETNFALCKEVTTFHFRVCIIDDTGYGGPRRNVTVNYLVIGDLHPCIDIECEKFAHCVAISPHEYTCQCNTSCPSYEEQVCASNGRTFSNLCLLNKEICDTDANFTIYHPGSCTGFPFQTGRHKFQNIPIWAEDQCETFNFQRFVFYPHSKIHVQLTVNHVNYSDASFVHEAVTAWVESVNTTQFTACVTRAGRNDYPADSFASVDWIAYQGAPTGGISGEELFPTWWTGTICQTVTIPSETYSNPPTVFVTAKHHRKGLKHDAASVWLEDVSAASFKICLRELQNFAGVHEEISVDWLTCDRPPEPLITEHNDEYFSNNGPPPRSHNFAFCQDMEFIQNYTKPPIVLLTAKHSTSGQDSAAAECNGIESWVEFVTNTSFRMCVKELFIQRFDPLTVSYAVLPEDICQDDWTYYNGYCYRKVLSCDSWENSQETCASLDANLPSIHSQEENVFVQSLHGSTQSWLGLSDNFTEGSFVWSDETPLDFHYWAEGQPNNLHNQDCVHTLGFFNEFTWNDVNCTDCHGFTCKRAGATCVNSYGSFTCVCPTGYTFEEGDCLDVDECQSGLFSCHAQAQCVNTQGSYECRCLPGYAGDGILACADVDECQSGSHSCHAQAQCVNIQGSYECRCLSGYLGDGRATCADINECRLGSYSCHSNARCINTQGSYDCECVRGYSGDGLYTCSDSNECRTGSHSCASNADCVNVSVSMDFKGMVGIVQMWTSVKRDHIHAIQTLSV, encoded by the exons ATGTTTGCATCATGCAACAGTTTTTACATTCATCGATCTTTCAGCTCTCCTGGGTGTATTTTCCATTCTCGTAACGTTGAGGCTGGAGATATGCTACTCTCAACGTTAAAAGGCATTTTGGTTTTCCTCCCTTTGATATGGCAGTCTCTTATGTTTGAAGGCACTACAG GAGTTGAAAGAGGCAAAATTGGCATAAATCTCGTGGGAAATAATGATTTCCAGTGCAAGCGTGTCTCATTCACCAACAGATTCTCCGATGGATCGCCCGTTCGTATATTTGCTTCGATTAACCACGGAAACGAGTCCCACGTTGTCCATGATCCAGCGTTTATTTGGGTGGAGGAAGTCACGACAAATGACTTCAAAGCTTGCCTCGTAAAAGGTGGCCGAGGCATCGAGAGCAACTCCACTACCATCGATTGGTTTGCATTTCAGGGTTCCCAGTCAGGAGTACATCATGGAGAGGCTAGTTTTAGCATATTTACTACTGGTACAAAATGCAAGCAGGTTGCATTTGCTCAG GCCTTTTCCTCGCTTCCTAAAGTTCACGTCACTATGAAGCATGGAACTCCAAACCAAATGCAGGACGCCATGAATGTTTGGATCGAGCACGTTTCAACAACTCGGTTTGAAGTTTGTTTGCAAGAATGGAGGAAATTTGATGGACCGCATAGCAATCTATCTGTG AGCTGGATGGCGTACCAAGGTGACTATCCATCATCATGGCAAGTGAAAGTATCGTCAGAGGTCATGTTCTCTGAGAATGATGGACTAACTTTTGAAACCAATTTTGCCCTGTGCAAG GAGGTGACGACCTTCCACTTTCGCGTATGCATAATAGATGACACTGGTTATGGTGGCCCACGACGCAATGTGACTGTAAATTACTTGGTCATCGGAG atcttCATCCTTGCATAGATATAGAGTGCGAGAAATTTGCTCATTGTGTGGCAATATCTCCACACGAATACACTTGCCAATGTAACACAAGCTGCCCTTCTTATGAAGAACAGGTCTGTGCTTCTAATGGCAGAACATTCTCCAACTTGTGCCttctaaataaagaaatatgtgaTACAGATGCAAACTTTACCATCTATCATCCAGGAAGCTGCACAG GTTTTCCGTTTCAGACAGGGAGACACAAATTCCAGAACATTCCAATTTGGGCAGAGGATCAGTGCGAGACTTTTAACTTTCAACGGTTCGTGTTCTACCCACACAGTAAAATACACGTGCAACTCACAGTTAACCATGTCAATTATTCGGATGCTTCTTTTGTTCACGAAGCTGTTACAGCTTGGGTTGAAAGCGTTAACACCACTCAGTTTACAGCCTGTGTCACTCGAGCAGGAAGAAATGACTACCCTGCAGACAGTTTTGCTTCGGTTGATTGGATTGCATATCAAGGTGCTCCCACAGGAGGAATTTCTGGTGAAGAATTATTTCCCACTTGGTGGACTGGGACTATTTGTCAAACAGTTACTATTCCCAGC GAAACATATTCCAATCCACCAACGGTATTTGTGACAGCTAAACACCACAGGAAGGGTCTGAAGCATGATGCTGCGAGTGTTTGGCTCGAAGACGTATCAGCAGCCTCCTTCAAAATCTGCTTGAGGGAGCTTCAAAACTTCGCTGGTGTTCATGAAGAAATTTCAGTT GACTGGTTAACATGTGATCGCCCTCCGGAACCTCTGATTACAGAGCATAATGATGAATATTTCTCCAATAACGGGCCACCTCCAAGGAGTCATAACTTTGCCTTCTGTCAG GACATGGAATTTATTCAGAACTACACCAAACCGCCGATAGTTCTGCTTACTGCAAAACATTCTACCAGTGGACAAGACTCTGCCGCAGCAGAATGCAATGGAATCGAAAGTTGGGTAGAG tttgtAACCAACACAAGTTTTAGAATGTGTGTCAAAGAACTTTTCATTCAACGCTTTGATCCTCTTACCGTATCGTACGCAGTGTTGCCAG AAGACATATGTCAGGACGATTGGACGTATTACAATGGGTATTGCTATAGAAAAGTCTTGTCTTGTGACTCGTGGGAAAATAGTCAGGAGACATGTGCTTCCCTGGACGCAAATCTTCCCAGCATACACAGCCAAGAAGAAAACGTATTTGTTCAAAGTCTACACGGCAGTACACAATCGTGGCTGGGTCTGTCTGATAATTTCACCGAGGGTTCGTTCGTCTGGAGCGATGAGACCCCTTTAGACTTCCATTACTGGGCAGAAGGACAACCAAACAATTTGCACAATCAAGACTGTGTTCACACTCTTGGTTTCTTTAATGAGTTTACTTGGAATGACGTAAATTGTACAGACTGCCACGGATTCACTTGTAAGAGAG CAGGTGCGACTTGCGTGAACAGCTATGGTTCCTTCACTTGTGTATGCCCCACTGGATATACCTTCGAAGAGGGAGACTGTCTAG ATGTAGACGAGTGTCAGTCAGGTTTGTTTTCCTGCCATGCACAAGCCCAATGTGTGAATACTCAAGGATCGTACGAATGTAGATGCTTACCTGGTTATGCAGGGGATGGCATTCTTGCATGTGCAG ACGTGGACGAGTGTCAGTCAGGATCTCATTCCTGTCATGCACAAGCTCAGTGCGTGAACATACAAGGCTCCTACGAATGTAGATGTTTATCCGGATATTTGGGGGATGGTCGTGCCACATGTGCAG ACATAAACGAGTGTCGACTTGGATCATATTCCTGTCATTCGAATGCCAGGTGCATCAATACACAAGGCTCTTACGATTGTGAATGTGTGCGTGGATATTCAGGAGATGGTCTATACACATGCTCAG ATTCAAACGAATGTAGAACGGGATCACATTCTTGCGCTTCAAATGCCGATTGTGTTAATGTGAGTGTGAGCATGGATTTCAAGGGAATGGTTGGTATTGTTCAG ATGTGGACGAGTGTCAAACGGGATCATATTCATGCCATTCAAACACTCAGTGTGTGA
- the LOC131768805 gene encoding uncharacterized protein isoform X2: MFASCNSFYIHRSFSSPGCIFHSRNVEAGDMLLSTLKGILVFLPLIWQSLMFEGTTGVERGKIGINLVGNNDFQCKRVSFTNRFSDGSPVRIFASINHGNESHVVHDPAFIWVEEVTTNDFKACLVKGGRGIESNSTTIDWFAFQGSQSGVHHGEASFSIFTTGTKCKQVAFAQAFSSLPKVHVTMKHGTPNQMQDAMNVWIEHVSTTRFEVCLQEWRKFDGPHSNLSVSWMAYQGDYPSSWQVKVSSEVMFSENDGLTFETNFALCKNVRFLSPYYAPPLVLATAFNCNSNNADPVCTQETPLSVWLEEVTTFHFRVCIIDDTGYGGPRRNVTVNYLVIGDLHPCIDIECEKFAHCVAISPHEYTCQCNTSCPSYEEQVCASNGRTFSNLCLLNKEICDTDANFTIYHPGSCTGFPFQTGRHKFQNIPIWAEDQCETFNFQRFVFYPHSKIHVQLTVNHVNYSDASFVHEAVTAWVESVNTTQFTACVTRAGRNDYPADSFASVDWIAYQGAPTGGISGEELFPTWWTGTICQTVTIPSETYSNPPTVFVTAKHHRKGLKHDAASVWLEDVSAASFKICLRELQNFAGVHEEISVDWLTCDRPPEPLITEHNDEYFSNNGPPPRSHNFAFCQDMEFIQNYTKPPIVLLTAKHSTSGQDSAAAECNGIESWVEFVTNTSFRMCVKELFIQRFDPLTVSYAVLPEDICQDDWTYYNGYCYRKVLSCDSWENSQETCASLDANLPSIHSQEENVFVQSLHGSTQSWLGLSDNFTEGSFVWSDETPLDFHYWAEGQPNNLHNQDCVHTLGFFNEFTWNDVNCTDCHGFTCKRGATCVNSYGSFTCVCPTGYTFEEGDCLDVDECQSGLFSCHAQAQCVNTQGSYECRCLPGYAGDGILACADVDECQSGSHSCHAQAQCVNIQGSYECRCLSGYLGDGRATCADINECRLGSYSCHSNARCINTQGSYDCECVRGYSGDGLYTCSDSNECRTGSHSCASNADCVNVSVSMDFKGMVGIVQMWTSVKRDHIHAIQTLSV, from the exons ATGTTTGCATCATGCAACAGTTTTTACATTCATCGATCTTTCAGCTCTCCTGGGTGTATTTTCCATTCTCGTAACGTTGAGGCTGGAGATATGCTACTCTCAACGTTAAAAGGCATTTTGGTTTTCCTCCCTTTGATATGGCAGTCTCTTATGTTTGAAGGCACTACAG GAGTTGAAAGAGGCAAAATTGGCATAAATCTCGTGGGAAATAATGATTTCCAGTGCAAGCGTGTCTCATTCACCAACAGATTCTCCGATGGATCGCCCGTTCGTATATTTGCTTCGATTAACCACGGAAACGAGTCCCACGTTGTCCATGATCCAGCGTTTATTTGGGTGGAGGAAGTCACGACAAATGACTTCAAAGCTTGCCTCGTAAAAGGTGGCCGAGGCATCGAGAGCAACTCCACTACCATCGATTGGTTTGCATTTCAGGGTTCCCAGTCAGGAGTACATCATGGAGAGGCTAGTTTTAGCATATTTACTACTGGTACAAAATGCAAGCAGGTTGCATTTGCTCAG GCCTTTTCCTCGCTTCCTAAAGTTCACGTCACTATGAAGCATGGAACTCCAAACCAAATGCAGGACGCCATGAATGTTTGGATCGAGCACGTTTCAACAACTCGGTTTGAAGTTTGTTTGCAAGAATGGAGGAAATTTGATGGACCGCATAGCAATCTATCTGTG AGCTGGATGGCGTACCAAGGTGACTATCCATCATCATGGCAAGTGAAAGTATCGTCAGAGGTCATGTTCTCTGAGAATGATGGACTAACTTTTGAAACCAATTTTGCCCTGTGCAAG AATGTGCGCTTTCTAAGTCCATACTACGCCCCACCATTAGTACTCGCTACTGCTTTCAATTGTAACTCAAACAATGCTGACCCAGTGTGTACACAGGAAACTCCTCTGAGTGTCTGGTTGGAG GAGGTGACGACCTTCCACTTTCGCGTATGCATAATAGATGACACTGGTTATGGTGGCCCACGACGCAATGTGACTGTAAATTACTTGGTCATCGGAG atcttCATCCTTGCATAGATATAGAGTGCGAGAAATTTGCTCATTGTGTGGCAATATCTCCACACGAATACACTTGCCAATGTAACACAAGCTGCCCTTCTTATGAAGAACAGGTCTGTGCTTCTAATGGCAGAACATTCTCCAACTTGTGCCttctaaataaagaaatatgtgaTACAGATGCAAACTTTACCATCTATCATCCAGGAAGCTGCACAG GTTTTCCGTTTCAGACAGGGAGACACAAATTCCAGAACATTCCAATTTGGGCAGAGGATCAGTGCGAGACTTTTAACTTTCAACGGTTCGTGTTCTACCCACACAGTAAAATACACGTGCAACTCACAGTTAACCATGTCAATTATTCGGATGCTTCTTTTGTTCACGAAGCTGTTACAGCTTGGGTTGAAAGCGTTAACACCACTCAGTTTACAGCCTGTGTCACTCGAGCAGGAAGAAATGACTACCCTGCAGACAGTTTTGCTTCGGTTGATTGGATTGCATATCAAGGTGCTCCCACAGGAGGAATTTCTGGTGAAGAATTATTTCCCACTTGGTGGACTGGGACTATTTGTCAAACAGTTACTATTCCCAGC GAAACATATTCCAATCCACCAACGGTATTTGTGACAGCTAAACACCACAGGAAGGGTCTGAAGCATGATGCTGCGAGTGTTTGGCTCGAAGACGTATCAGCAGCCTCCTTCAAAATCTGCTTGAGGGAGCTTCAAAACTTCGCTGGTGTTCATGAAGAAATTTCAGTT GACTGGTTAACATGTGATCGCCCTCCGGAACCTCTGATTACAGAGCATAATGATGAATATTTCTCCAATAACGGGCCACCTCCAAGGAGTCATAACTTTGCCTTCTGTCAG GACATGGAATTTATTCAGAACTACACCAAACCGCCGATAGTTCTGCTTACTGCAAAACATTCTACCAGTGGACAAGACTCTGCCGCAGCAGAATGCAATGGAATCGAAAGTTGGGTAGAG tttgtAACCAACACAAGTTTTAGAATGTGTGTCAAAGAACTTTTCATTCAACGCTTTGATCCTCTTACCGTATCGTACGCAGTGTTGCCAG AAGACATATGTCAGGACGATTGGACGTATTACAATGGGTATTGCTATAGAAAAGTCTTGTCTTGTGACTCGTGGGAAAATAGTCAGGAGACATGTGCTTCCCTGGACGCAAATCTTCCCAGCATACACAGCCAAGAAGAAAACGTATTTGTTCAAAGTCTACACGGCAGTACACAATCGTGGCTGGGTCTGTCTGATAATTTCACCGAGGGTTCGTTCGTCTGGAGCGATGAGACCCCTTTAGACTTCCATTACTGGGCAGAAGGACAACCAAACAATTTGCACAATCAAGACTGTGTTCACACTCTTGGTTTCTTTAATGAGTTTACTTGGAATGACGTAAATTGTACAGACTGCCACGGATTCACTTGTAAGAGAG GTGCGACTTGCGTGAACAGCTATGGTTCCTTCACTTGTGTATGCCCCACTGGATATACCTTCGAAGAGGGAGACTGTCTAG ATGTAGACGAGTGTCAGTCAGGTTTGTTTTCCTGCCATGCACAAGCCCAATGTGTGAATACTCAAGGATCGTACGAATGTAGATGCTTACCTGGTTATGCAGGGGATGGCATTCTTGCATGTGCAG ACGTGGACGAGTGTCAGTCAGGATCTCATTCCTGTCATGCACAAGCTCAGTGCGTGAACATACAAGGCTCCTACGAATGTAGATGTTTATCCGGATATTTGGGGGATGGTCGTGCCACATGTGCAG ACATAAACGAGTGTCGACTTGGATCATATTCCTGTCATTCGAATGCCAGGTGCATCAATACACAAGGCTCTTACGATTGTGAATGTGTGCGTGGATATTCAGGAGATGGTCTATACACATGCTCAG ATTCAAACGAATGTAGAACGGGATCACATTCTTGCGCTTCAAATGCCGATTGTGTTAATGTGAGTGTGAGCATGGATTTCAAGGGAATGGTTGGTATTGTTCAG ATGTGGACGAGTGTCAAACGGGATCATATTCATGCCATTCAAACACTCAGTGTGTGA
- the LOC131768805 gene encoding uncharacterized protein isoform X3 has protein sequence MFASCNSFYIHRSFSSPGCIFHSRNVEAGDMLLSTLKGILVFLPLIWQSLMFEGTTGVERGKIGINLVGNNDFQCKRVSFTNRFSDGSPVRIFASINHGNESHVVHDPAFIWVEEVTTNDFKACLVKGGRGIESNSTTIDWFAFQGSQSGVHHGEASFSIFTTGTKCKQVAFAQAFSSLPKVHVTMKHGTPNQMQDAMNVWIEHVSTTRFEVCLQEWRKFDGPHSNLSVSWMAYQGDYPSSWQVKVSSEVMFSENDGLTFETNFALCKNVRFLSPYYAPPLVLATAFNCNSNNADPVCTQETPLSVWLEEVTTFHFRVCIIDDTGYGGPRRNVTVNYLVIGDLHPCIDIECEKFAHCVAISPHEYTCQCNTSCPSYEEQVCASNGRTFSNLCLLNKEICDTDANFTIYHPGSCTGFPFQTGRHKFQNIPIWAEDQCETFNFQRFVFYPHSKIHVQLTVNHVNYSDASFVHEAVTAWVESVNTTQFTACVTRAGRNDYPADSFASVDWIAYQGAPTGGISGEELFPTWWTGTICQTVTIPSETYSNPPTVFVTAKHHRKGLKHDAASVWLEDVSAASFKICLRELQNFAGVHEEISVDWLTCDRPPEPLITEHNDEYFSNNGPPPRSHNFAFCQDMEFIQNYTKPPIVLLTAKHSTSGQDSAAAECNGIESWVEFVTNTSFRMCVKELFIQRFDPLTVSYAVLPDICQDDWTYYNGYCYRKVLSCDSWENSQETCASLDANLPSIHSQEENVFVQSLHGSTQSWLGLSDNFTEGSFVWSDETPLDFHYWAEGQPNNLHNQDCVHTLGFFNEFTWNDVNCTDCHGFTCKRAGATCVNSYGSFTCVCPTGYTFEEGDCLDVDECQSGLFSCHAQAQCVNTQGSYECRCLPGYAGDGILACADVDECQSGSHSCHAQAQCVNIQGSYECRCLSGYLGDGRATCADINECRLGSYSCHSNARCINTQGSYDCECVRGYSGDGLYTCSDSNECRTGSHSCASNADCVNVSVSMDFKGMVGIVQMWTSVKRDHIHAIQTLSV, from the exons ATGTTTGCATCATGCAACAGTTTTTACATTCATCGATCTTTCAGCTCTCCTGGGTGTATTTTCCATTCTCGTAACGTTGAGGCTGGAGATATGCTACTCTCAACGTTAAAAGGCATTTTGGTTTTCCTCCCTTTGATATGGCAGTCTCTTATGTTTGAAGGCACTACAG GAGTTGAAAGAGGCAAAATTGGCATAAATCTCGTGGGAAATAATGATTTCCAGTGCAAGCGTGTCTCATTCACCAACAGATTCTCCGATGGATCGCCCGTTCGTATATTTGCTTCGATTAACCACGGAAACGAGTCCCACGTTGTCCATGATCCAGCGTTTATTTGGGTGGAGGAAGTCACGACAAATGACTTCAAAGCTTGCCTCGTAAAAGGTGGCCGAGGCATCGAGAGCAACTCCACTACCATCGATTGGTTTGCATTTCAGGGTTCCCAGTCAGGAGTACATCATGGAGAGGCTAGTTTTAGCATATTTACTACTGGTACAAAATGCAAGCAGGTTGCATTTGCTCAG GCCTTTTCCTCGCTTCCTAAAGTTCACGTCACTATGAAGCATGGAACTCCAAACCAAATGCAGGACGCCATGAATGTTTGGATCGAGCACGTTTCAACAACTCGGTTTGAAGTTTGTTTGCAAGAATGGAGGAAATTTGATGGACCGCATAGCAATCTATCTGTG AGCTGGATGGCGTACCAAGGTGACTATCCATCATCATGGCAAGTGAAAGTATCGTCAGAGGTCATGTTCTCTGAGAATGATGGACTAACTTTTGAAACCAATTTTGCCCTGTGCAAG AATGTGCGCTTTCTAAGTCCATACTACGCCCCACCATTAGTACTCGCTACTGCTTTCAATTGTAACTCAAACAATGCTGACCCAGTGTGTACACAGGAAACTCCTCTGAGTGTCTGGTTGGAG GAGGTGACGACCTTCCACTTTCGCGTATGCATAATAGATGACACTGGTTATGGTGGCCCACGACGCAATGTGACTGTAAATTACTTGGTCATCGGAG atcttCATCCTTGCATAGATATAGAGTGCGAGAAATTTGCTCATTGTGTGGCAATATCTCCACACGAATACACTTGCCAATGTAACACAAGCTGCCCTTCTTATGAAGAACAGGTCTGTGCTTCTAATGGCAGAACATTCTCCAACTTGTGCCttctaaataaagaaatatgtgaTACAGATGCAAACTTTACCATCTATCATCCAGGAAGCTGCACAG GTTTTCCGTTTCAGACAGGGAGACACAAATTCCAGAACATTCCAATTTGGGCAGAGGATCAGTGCGAGACTTTTAACTTTCAACGGTTCGTGTTCTACCCACACAGTAAAATACACGTGCAACTCACAGTTAACCATGTCAATTATTCGGATGCTTCTTTTGTTCACGAAGCTGTTACAGCTTGGGTTGAAAGCGTTAACACCACTCAGTTTACAGCCTGTGTCACTCGAGCAGGAAGAAATGACTACCCTGCAGACAGTTTTGCTTCGGTTGATTGGATTGCATATCAAGGTGCTCCCACAGGAGGAATTTCTGGTGAAGAATTATTTCCCACTTGGTGGACTGGGACTATTTGTCAAACAGTTACTATTCCCAGC GAAACATATTCCAATCCACCAACGGTATTTGTGACAGCTAAACACCACAGGAAGGGTCTGAAGCATGATGCTGCGAGTGTTTGGCTCGAAGACGTATCAGCAGCCTCCTTCAAAATCTGCTTGAGGGAGCTTCAAAACTTCGCTGGTGTTCATGAAGAAATTTCAGTT GACTGGTTAACATGTGATCGCCCTCCGGAACCTCTGATTACAGAGCATAATGATGAATATTTCTCCAATAACGGGCCACCTCCAAGGAGTCATAACTTTGCCTTCTGTCAG GACATGGAATTTATTCAGAACTACACCAAACCGCCGATAGTTCTGCTTACTGCAAAACATTCTACCAGTGGACAAGACTCTGCCGCAGCAGAATGCAATGGAATCGAAAGTTGGGTAGAG tttgtAACCAACACAAGTTTTAGAATGTGTGTCAAAGAACTTTTCATTCAACGCTTTGATCCTCTTACCGTATCGTACGCAGTGTTGCCAG ACATATGTCAGGACGATTGGACGTATTACAATGGGTATTGCTATAGAAAAGTCTTGTCTTGTGACTCGTGGGAAAATAGTCAGGAGACATGTGCTTCCCTGGACGCAAATCTTCCCAGCATACACAGCCAAGAAGAAAACGTATTTGTTCAAAGTCTACACGGCAGTACACAATCGTGGCTGGGTCTGTCTGATAATTTCACCGAGGGTTCGTTCGTCTGGAGCGATGAGACCCCTTTAGACTTCCATTACTGGGCAGAAGGACAACCAAACAATTTGCACAATCAAGACTGTGTTCACACTCTTGGTTTCTTTAATGAGTTTACTTGGAATGACGTAAATTGTACAGACTGCCACGGATTCACTTGTAAGAGAG CAGGTGCGACTTGCGTGAACAGCTATGGTTCCTTCACTTGTGTATGCCCCACTGGATATACCTTCGAAGAGGGAGACTGTCTAG ATGTAGACGAGTGTCAGTCAGGTTTGTTTTCCTGCCATGCACAAGCCCAATGTGTGAATACTCAAGGATCGTACGAATGTAGATGCTTACCTGGTTATGCAGGGGATGGCATTCTTGCATGTGCAG ACGTGGACGAGTGTCAGTCAGGATCTCATTCCTGTCATGCACAAGCTCAGTGCGTGAACATACAAGGCTCCTACGAATGTAGATGTTTATCCGGATATTTGGGGGATGGTCGTGCCACATGTGCAG ACATAAACGAGTGTCGACTTGGATCATATTCCTGTCATTCGAATGCCAGGTGCATCAATACACAAGGCTCTTACGATTGTGAATGTGTGCGTGGATATTCAGGAGATGGTCTATACACATGCTCAG ATTCAAACGAATGTAGAACGGGATCACATTCTTGCGCTTCAAATGCCGATTGTGTTAATGTGAGTGTGAGCATGGATTTCAAGGGAATGGTTGGTATTGTTCAG ATGTGGACGAGTGTCAAACGGGATCATATTCATGCCATTCAAACACTCAGTGTGTGA